Proteins encoded in a region of the Pelmatolapia mariae isolate MD_Pm_ZW linkage group LG16_19, Pm_UMD_F_2, whole genome shotgun sequence genome:
- the LOC134644064 gene encoding olfactory receptor 10A6-like, which translates to MENSSEIVSFVLAAYGNVGELKYLYFVIILFWYLSICVANTVLIVVIRVDRRLHEPMYILLCNLCVNQINASTSLYPLLLSQMFSDSHEVTLPWCFLHISCLYISGPAEFCSLAAMAYDRYISICHPLRYNVIMNTERVFLMIVFVWIYSFLSVILSFSFIFSLKFCGTIIENVYCNHRLILRLSCLVSVHSFLSDIFFLFVSFFIPFTLISVSYVKILAVCRKTSTENKQKAVTTCTPQIISVSNLFVGSVFQCIDSSVIVARVQLRIILSIYLFICQPMLTPFLYGFNLPKIRQSCKKLLFKKKQ; encoded by the coding sequence ATGGAAAACTCCAGTGAGATTGTGTCATTTGTGCTGGCTGCTTATGGAAATGTTGGGGAGTTAAAATACCTGTATTTTGTAATAATATTGTTCTGGTACCTCTCTATATGTGTAGCCAACACAGTCCTTATTGTGGTCATACGTGTGGACAGAAGACTGCATGAGCCAATGTATATACTGCTTTGTAACTTATGTGTGAACCAGATAAATGCCAGCACATCGCTGTATCCTCTTTTGCTCTCACAGATGTTTTCAGACAGCCATGAAGTGACCCTGCCGTGGTGTTTTCTGCACATATCTTGTTTGTACATAAGTGGACCTGCTGAGTTTTGCAGTTTAGCAGCCATGGCCTATGACAGATATATCTCAATCTGTCATCCATTACGCTATAATGTCATTATGAACACAGAGAGAGTGTTTCTcatgattgtgtttgtgtggatatATTCATTCCTTAGTGTAATACTATCATTTTCATTTATCTTCAGTTTGAAGTTTTGTGGAACTATTATTGAAAATGTGTATTGTAACCACAGATTAATACTTAGACTTTCATGTTTGGTTTCAGTCCATAGCTTTTTATCTGATATATTCTTTCTCTTTGTGAGCTTTTTCATACCATTCACTCTCATTTCAGTGTCTTATGTTAAGATTTTGGCAGTTTGTCGAAAAACATCcacagaaaacaagcagaaagctGTGACTACTTGCACCCCTCAGATCATCTCTGTGTCAAACCTCTTTGTTGGCTCAGTTTTTCAGTGTATTGATTCCAGCGTTATAGTTGCTCGTGTACAACTCCGTATAATTTTATCTATATATCTTTTCATCTGTCAACCAATGCTGACTCCATTTctctatggatttaatttgccCAAGATAAGGCAATCATGTAAAAAGCTtttgtttaagaaaaaacaatag